ttttcaaaattggcaTAGGAGTTGACGTTCAGTTGCAGAATCTACAATGCGCGTAGAGCAACGTAATAATGggcgtttttttaataatcttagaATATATTTAGAGCTGGGAAAACGAACGAAATGATAATATGATCTAAGATCcaacattagaaatatatacccttatttgttatttattaatgataagaaataaaagatatatttcttatcactaataaatgataatgaggTATACAATATtaacagtgacacattgcaaatatgtTGACTAGTAAAATTGCGGCTTAACACATTTTTGTACAAACTCTAGGAAACCAAAatgaagcataaaataagctttcatttgacatattagacagataaataactgatgaagatatataaataacactaaaaACCTGTTTAAACACAGGTTTTTAATAATCTGCAACTCTTGCTAATAAATAACACATAAGAGTTTAGTAtaaatatttctaatgccggatctcttacttattaatataggtcattattaatacaaataattaactATAATAGACAGAGGTTATTTTtgcgttatttttattattttgataaatatttgacAAGAGAAGAAAGCAATAGTATTATTTTCTGcatgctttttaaattttttgtacatacatattttatttatatgaactcatcataaaaatatattaatttcattagaTAATCATGCCCGTTTTTTCTTGGTGGATACCTTTTTCTgaggtttagataaatattttttgactgtgattaataatttaacaaaactcCCTATTACTGTTAtgaatataactaaaataaatgcaTATACATCCACCATGGTATACGCAAACCAACTCATATTTCTCGCAGGATTCTTCATGTATTCAGCACCTTTGTTTCTAATTACATATTCTAACCAAAACATAGCCGTATCCATTGGACTCATTGGCCTGTCTTTCCATCTTCGTTGCATATCTTTAGCACTTTTCATATAAGAATCATCGTTTAAGATATCATTAAGTGTTTTATATAAAGtttcttcatttattttgtgatatttcaaaagtttcCCGGCACCAGCTTCTTCAATTAGAAGCAAATTGTTGTATTGATCGCCATATATAGGAATACCGACTACAGGGACTCCATTAAATATTGTTTCTTGCAAGCCTATTAAACCTCCGTGTCCAATAAATACTTTGATATTAGGATGCGCTGCAAAacattaacaataatttattagaatTAAATTCACCAACTTAGGAGTAGAATTTCTTATTATCTCCTTTGTAGTATCTACTTTTGATTTTGCTGTAAATAAGAATCATCTTTTACGAGTGTAAAGTAATAACTAATGAAATTGCAAAACTGAACCAAACGAGTCTATTAGTGGATTTATTTTTTAGGTCTTTTTCGATTTCCTATAGTACCtgttttctaaaatataaaaataataaagtttaatggTTTTAATCTTATTAATTTAGGTCAAATAATAttctacatatatatattttgtttttaggttATTGGTTGTCAGCGTAGCTGCAGGCACAACAGGCTTAACATTTAGGCCTCAGGCAcattttttctgtattctgagtctGCGTTATTGACGAGTGCTAGCACAAGGCGTAGTACGTCTGTGAGTCCTTAGTGatagctttttatttatttagcattaggtgggcatttttttttacaagttagcccttgactacaatctcacttgatggtaagtgatgatgcaatctatgatggaatcGGACTTAcattattaggaggaggataaaatccacacccctttcggttgctTGCTCCATCTACTATTAATAACAAAGATTTCCTACATTTTAGGATTTGGTCTTGATGGCTATGAAGAAAATTTATCCTAAAAAAATTGGAACTGtggtaaattaaaatacttaccaaGAATATCTTTTTGAGGTAGCCATTTGCGTATGACCAAATTATCTGGTTTTCCTTCTAAATTATCTTCCTCCCATTTCCACAAAACAGTCTGTTTTAGGCCTCTAAATACGTTTAAAAAAGCATCCTTTTTCTGTTTTGGTAATTCAGAACTTCTAACATTAGATCCAAAGCTTACGAATACTACTCCGTCTTTCGAATCATCTAATAGCTTTTGCAAATcctaaaaaaaatgaataaatattaattgtattcgTATAAATActgacaatattatattttacctaaAAGTACAGACTTTTTATTATCTTGATCATTTTACCACGGTATGTGATACGAAATAGAATTGCTATTATTACTTTAACATACTAAATTAGATCATTCCAGTTTAATTGAATGTATACTGAAAATTAATGTGTAAATCagataaaattatatcttaCTTCTGGTAGACTTGCATTATTGGAAGTAAGATGAACTCCGCCAATTTCTACAATATTTGGTAACAGCGCAGAAGGAGTATCGTAGCTGAAGTGACTATTGATCAACATTAACGCAGCATCCCTTTGCAATTCATAAAGGCTTGGGGTATTATCGCCCAACTCTGGGAAATACTTTTTAACGAGCTCTTCTTGTTTGCCAAGATACCAATATTTCCACCAAAAATAATCATAGACGGTGAAGTAAAAGTTCCTTAATCTGCCCCAAAAACTTGTGGGATTATGTACATCTAGATATTCCGCTGTAACTGTAGCTAACTGAAGCGGATTACCCGTCGCAAAATTATGCTTCATGCAGTTCCCAAATGTGGATATAATTGCCAACGGAGCATTGTATTTTGCCGACAATGCATGCAAAGCTTCTAGAAAAAATTGTTCGCAAATTACTAAATCAAAAGTATTGTCTTTCTTTAAGAACTCTTTTACTTCAGGTGAGGACAATACTACATTTATTAGACCTATGCTGCCTGgccaatgtatttttttatgaaattcttCAGCAGATATATCTGCCATATCAAAGACATTCGGTTTTTCTCCACctacaaaagaaaaacagtgtTAGACTGAGACAGTTACTCTTATAGACGGACttaagaaaattttacttaCCAATTAATTcccagaaattacttttaaccACTTGTACTTGATGATAGTTAGGCAGTGGATTTTGTTCTAAATGTGTCGTTATGACTGTCACATTGTGCCCTCTTTTAGCTAATTCTAATCCAATCGaccttaaatatatataatgagACATAGATGGGAAAggtattatgtacaaaatatttgcAGATTCAGCAAAATTTGGCGTTAAAGAGAATAGCATCAAAAGTGTGAACCCAATCTGTAACAAATGAagcaaatttaaaatgtaaaaaagtacgagtatgtatataaaAGTTGTATCTACCtgtattttgattaaaattactataaattGAGATAAGGCGATAATATACTTATACTACTAAATTTTCCGTTGATATAGTAAATTATCAACATCTGGGCGACTGAGCGGtgttcggtttttttttattgttttttaataaattacacgTTTATTTACTTGCATCGCCATGCTGTACATAATTTAGATATTAATATGCTCGTTTTACTTTTCAAACCTTACTTTACATCTTCATGTAGCGTATATGATAGCGTTTTTGAAAAACGTGCTTTTGTTTTCTTCTGTGACGCCAAAAAACCTTTTCAAAATACTCCACTACTCGTAGATCCTAATTTCTCAAGCTGTTTCGGAGATTTCGAAgtattttatgtacaaaaattattaatttaaatatatttagatatcAGAATGATTAATCGTATAACTtcctaaatataatatataacagtaataatataaaacgtaGTATAACCTCATAAATACACGTCTCTTGTGTATATAAGAGGTAATAAGGTATTTATAATGTACAATATGGCTGAgtacataaataacaatatttaaatatcaccCTTTTGATACGTGACGAATTGAACCtagtatatttgtaaataatattattgactaTTACTCTGATATACTTATTATAGGTAATTGACGCAAATAGATAACCGCTGATTATTatctaaatacctacctagttacAGTCCAATAAACGACATTGATGGGAGCGTGATGGGTTCAACTTCTACTGATCCTATTACGTAAAGTATAAATTCTAGAAATGACTCATTTAACCTGTGTCAACGAAATAACGTATAAATTAATGATTGTCACGAATAAATTAATCTTGAAGATTTAAATTCTAATTAGGTACACTACCTATTTACTTCAAATATTACACGTTGTAAATATATGCATATTTTTCTCTAAAAGTAATTTACATACGAAAGTTTCTCAAAAAGCTTGTAATTCATATAGGTActcatacgagtaggtaggtaggtgtaCTCTATACCAaagtttaaagttattttttagtttGCCTGATTAGAAAGtttgattttcattttttaaggGATCCGTACGTTCGCTTAACAAAACAAGTAGGATCAATCGGGTGTCAGTCTGACCCCTGTAATAGACATGACATGACTGCATCGTGTGTTAAGAAGGTTCTGTTAtctcaaatgtattttttacttattaaagaaaattaaaactatttactcCTTTTATTTCCAAAAATACTGAATTAAAAATTACTACTAATAACAATCATACaattatgtaaacataaaaagctactttttatgctaggtaattaattaaatcaatacctacttgttttatTACCAATACCgggtagaaaaatattattgaaatgacTATAATTgcgttaggttaggttagattaTTTaggctattaaaaatattattactcgTAAGGTAccttacaaatattttacactAGGTATTtcttgaattatttaaattttaggcCTTGATTGATCTCTAACAACGTTTAAACTGTTctaaaaatacgtaaaacaaaTCAACTTACCATTTTCAAAAGTTGTACATACATTTTTGGTTGCTTTTTGTCTGGTATATTTTggtgctatatttttatttaaatttcatgaTATTATGAAATAAGACACACTTTTTTACttcaaataatacaattagTATCTATTACTCTTAATATCGTGTTCATCGAACGCACTCTGTAGTCTGTACTTTTGAATACAGTCTACTTTTGGAATCAGATAACACGAGGCAAGGCCCCAAGGCCGAAGGCCGGAGGCCCCGTCGCTGCCGGTCACACCACAGACTGtggtataaattaaaataactactCATGTATGGCCTTGAAAAGTTTCAACTAGAAACGCTTGGAGAAGTCAATGACTGGACTGGCTAGCAGGCAAAAATAATGTAGACATGTACatcatatttttatgtaaaaaaccTGCACTAACTCATAAGTAATGagaataaatacctacctaccatttaacgattagaaataatatgtaattttcttttacttttaatttaaatgtaaatctaaatatttaataccaaATTACCAATCATTGGTTTAcagaaataataatcaatttaccTTTGTGGTGTAA
This genomic stretch from Bicyclus anynana chromosome 14, ilBicAnyn1.1, whole genome shotgun sequence harbors:
- the LOC112047346 gene encoding UDP-glycosyltransferase UGT5; its protein translation is MYVQLLKMIGFTLLMLFSLTPNFAESANILYIIPFPSMSHYIYLRSIGLELAKRGHNVTVITTHLEQNPLPNYHQVQVVKSNFWELIGGEKPNVFDMADISAEEFHKKIHWPGSIGLINVVLSSPEVKEFLKKDNTFDLVICEQFFLEALHALSAKYNAPLAIISTFGNCMKHNFATGNPLQLATVTAEYLDVHNPTSFWGRLRNFYFTVYDYFWWKYWYLGKQEELVKKYFPELGDNTPSLYELQRDAALMLINSHFSYDTPSALLPNIVEIGGVHLTSNNASLPEDLQKLLDDSKDGVVFVSFGSNVRSSELPKQKKDAFLNVFRGLKQTVLWKWEEDNLEGKPDNLVIRKWLPQKDILAHPNIKVFIGHGGLIGLQETIFNGVPVVGIPIYGDQYNNLLLIEEAGAGKLLKYHKINEETLYKTLNDILNDDSYMKSAKDMQRRWKDRPMSPMDTAMFWLEYVIRNKGAEYMKNPARNMSWFAYTMVDVYAFILVIFITVIGSFVKLLITVKKYLSKPQKKVSTKKKRA